A genomic segment from Roseibium algicola encodes:
- a CDS encoding DUF6460 domain-containing protein: MSDTGLSRFLGGSPAQVLLRLVFLSFVVGIILSALNLDPLDLITMSIDFVERLWNMGFNALGRLGKYLVIGAMVVVPIWLVTRILAMGRNR, from the coding sequence ATGTCCGACACCGGCCTGAGCCGATTTCTGGGAGGTTCACCAGCCCAGGTGCTTTTGCGGCTTGTGTTCCTGTCCTTCGTTGTCGGCATTATCCTGTCCGCGCTGAACCTCGACCCGCTCGACCTGATCACCATGTCGATCGATTTTGTCGAACGCCTGTGGAACATGGGTTTCAACGCCCTTGGACGCCTGGGCAAGTATCTGGTTATCGGTGCAATGGTGGTTGTCCCGATCTGGCTGGTTACTCGCATTCTGGCCATGGGTCGAAACCGCTAG